DNA sequence from the Salvia splendens isolate huo1 chromosome 19, SspV2, whole genome shotgun sequence genome:
ttgtctttgcacctcattcaaataagctggtaaaactttgaaattccactcccacgaaccatacacaagctcaatagctgtcctccgagcataccatgctttcttgtaactaactttcacatgaaatctattttcaatatccgccacaattgcttttaccttgtagcaaggatcgttttctatttgatggcgaacactcaacgctatcatacccgacgtaagattagcgtgcccattataattacgatcccccatgcaagtatgagcagtgctaaacactctaatttgccagtgttcatcatgcttcctcagtgttgctcggcactcccacaaacatttaggtaaggacttatctttcggatttccttgtggccacttacaaactgcatgccatctctttcctttactttcaacgACTGTATATTGGCGGATTTTTTTCAAATGCCAATGAGTGACAGCtgacttcaattccaatttggttttaaatttagtatgcaacccgacattgctcggatctttttcactccaataatgcacattgagatcatcagactcaaagttttttggatcaaaactatcatacggacctggtaaggtgcgaaaatagttcataccaggctgtgggaactgtggaactactctttctCGTACTGCTCTTCCTCCAGTTGATGTTTCTCCAACCACTGTTTCTCCAACCGGAATGGATGTGCTTGGAGCAACAAATTGGTCCTCATCCGACGAAGCACCATCTGAATCTGTACTATCCGGGTCgacatcttcagaatcataaggtgattgtggatcaagaaagtcggctttatcaggaccaatTATGGCCTCAATCACATCACAGTTGTCActgtcccctaaatgcacgcctccaacatcaaaatcttgtgttgtatcgaagcatggttcttggcctctcgtagacgtaccaacatcaaaatcttgtgttgcagcgaaatatggttctcggcctctcgtagacgtaccaacatcattactcatgagaagatgactatgttgttgagtaattgacgaatactcaacatacaattcaatttgacctcctgtagtcatactctcactaaacattattggcatgtatacttcttctagtaAAATACCTATATACGTGATTGAAGATCCATGCCATATATGACGTTTCCATActatttgaagtttgttttcaaatatgtttatccccatcctttcacaaattgtttccacaagcttatcgtaggaaatactttcatccaacataatcaatccttttgcaaaggaggatcatatgaaataactgttccgggaattatctttccaccccaatataaatagacacaccacgtcatactatctgcattaatgtcaaacacaaatattggtcaaaaatatttctttacagtacactacaatatatactatcataacaacctatcaaatatgggtaaaatattagatatactacaacatataataccataacaattggtcaaaatatttctattaattacaatacaatttataatactataacaaaccagcaaataattatataaattacactacaatatatactatcataataatccaacaCAAATATTAGTacactaatgtttggaagaataatGAGTACAAAATTcgatatactaaccgattacGAGGACTAATATTTGGAAGAATGAGCCACAATAGAAATCTACACCCTTCAATCCGACCAAGGCAAGATTTTTCGCGTTTTTCAGTTTTGGGAGGTTTTTTCGCCGTTTTGGAGAGGGAATGTGACGATGGTTTTGCGATTTTGGGGCAGATCTGGAAGATAAGGTTCAACAGAAAAACGCCTACGCAATTGGCGTTTTTTTCTAAACACGCCAACGAAATTGGCGTTTTTTAGTTAAACACGCCATCGAAATTGGCGTTTTATAACATAAAAACGCCATCATCATAGGCGTGTTCAATTAAACACGGTAAcaaagttggcgtgtttaaattTAAGTATATTGGTTGAAAATACACCCAAAATACGGTCAACATATAACACGCCAACACAGTTGGCGTTTTTGCGTAATGACGCGCCAATGTCACTGGCGTTTTTATttataaacacgccaatgagGTTGGCGTGTTTCCTATAactggaatagataacaaagtGGGTACATTTGCGTAATTTTAAAGGCCAATTGGCCtagaaacccgattttctcggactccatacttcttcatcagaTCTTCTATCGTACGGTTCCGGAAGTGAGTTCCTTGATCCAAAATAACAGCCCTAGGAACaccgtacctgttaaaaatgttagcccTAAGAAATTTTGCCACCTCACCagcttcgcaagatgtggtGGCTTTTGCCTCtgtccatttcgaaacataatccaccgccacaagtatgtatgcatTCCCATATAAACATGGAAATGGActcatgaagtccattccccagacgtcgaaaatctcacaaacgatgacagggacttgcggcatttcatctcttttgGAGATTCCgccagtctgttgacacctttcacaattctgacagaattcgaacgtctaacaccttcctcgcggtcttccttggtccaaagtgacctccacatgcTAGAGcgtggcaatgattcagcacatccctttgttcTCACTCTGGAATACATCTCCTAAttacttggtcagctcccatcctcCATAGATACGGGTAgtcccaaaaatagtacttggcttcgctttttagtttcatcttctgggccccaGAAATTTCTtgggaactgggcacttctctggtgaccaagtaatttgctaggtctgcgaaccatggctcagcatTTATCTGGCATTTTTCCTTtatcagcatctcctggacctgttactgccattatctcttcccaactgataggtcagGGCGAACTTTCCAGATAATATAGATGTTCctccgggaacgcatcaggtattgcttcgtCTGTTTCTCCCTGGTAAATGCGACTCAAGTGGTCGGCTACCTTGTTCTCTGTTCctttcttgtctctgacttcccagtcATTCCTGTAAGAGTAaaacccaacggattaaccttggcttagactccttcttcgccaatAAGTACTTTATTGCAGCGTGATCGGTGAAAACTATCTCCTTagaccccagcaagtacgggcgaaacttctcaaatgagtacacaactgccaacatttccttctccgtggtgtcataatttTCTGGGCCTGATTGAGCATTTTTTacgcataaaaaatcacatagcttttcccatcgactctttgacctagcaccgcccctactgcgtaatcacttgcgtcgcacattatttcaaagggtagattccagtcgagTGCTCTAATAATGGAAGCAGATACTAGTCTAATCCTTCAacagctgaaaagcctttttgcactACTCATCGAAAACAAAATCGACATCGTTATGGCAACAAGTGAGTAAGTGGCTGAGCATCTTGAGAAATCctttatgaacctcctatagaatccagCATGCCCTATGAATCCTCTTACTTTCTTTCTGATttgtcgggtaaggcagtttaagatcacatcaatctttgcttggtctacctgtatacctctttctgataccacatgtcctaggacaattccttctgggaccataaagtggcatttctcgaaattcaaaaccaaatgcttttcctggcccTCCTcaacactatatccaaacttgccaaacatgagtgaaatgaattcccgtacacatgagtcgtccataaaaatctcgatgcaatcctctaggagatccgagaagatactcatcatacaccgctgaaaagttgtctggcgcattgcacagaccaaacggcatctttctgtaagcatacgttccgaagggacacgtgaaagttgtctctcctggtcctcgggatccacgtagatttgaaaaatacccactatatccgtctaggaaacagaaatattgcttgcccgccaacctctccaacatctggtcaatgaaaggtggaggaaaatggtctttcttagtcgcttcatttaacttcctataatcgatgcacatcctccacctaGTAACTAGTCGGGTggcaccaactcattcttgtcgttcttgaccacctgtattcccgacttctttggtaccatatgtactggactcacccattcactgtccggtatggaataaatgatacCTAGGGAGAgtagcttcaatacttccttcagcacctcctccctcatgttaggattcaatttacgttgaggatctctgcggCTTTTACGTCCCTCTTCTAgccgaatgtgatgcatgcacatatctggactgattcctaccaaatcagagagtgtccacccaataaccttcttgttcctccgaattaccttcagcagttcctcttcttgtccctcggctcaagctgctgttaataatcacagggaaagtttcattcttctctagatacgcatacttgagacCTGGTGAAAGTGTTTTCAGTTCTTTCTTGAGACCTGCatcatcaatgctgaatgtatatttctccccattgtaatcaaggcaaatggtgccatcaaaaacatcaatgatagtccttagcggtacgtaggaaaggtctccctaaaagtactccgccatactctgcagactcactatcactcatcttaatcataTGGAagtcagctgggtacaagaagtcatgtacctttactatcacgTTCTCAAGCACACCTTCAGGacaatgcatgacctgtctgccaattggatcacaactttcgtgtccaccatgcctacccctactaacttcttgtatatagaaagtggtaacacatttatgggatgcacctaagtcacacatagcatgttCGATTTtctacatcaccaatagagatgggcaaagtaaacatacttggatcatttcatttcaaaggcatcctccgcttctgaattaccgcggacacgttctcgcctatcagaattttccactaggtctcgccttaccagctataaattccatgatgaacttgctaaacactggCAATTTCAgagcctgtaagaatggtagattgaTTTCAAGCTTTCCAAAAATGTCCATAAAATCTACCGGCTCATCCGTCTTTTTCTTTACTTCCCCTCGGCTTGGGAATGGTTTCGGTCGCTTCCCTGTTCCTGTAGAGCTACCGGCCGAGAATTCTTCAACAtctttcttctcctcttccCTTACCAACTCTGGCCCTGGAtcgaggaaaaatggttcagttTCTCTAGGCaatggtttctccaaatctcctgcccTGAGTTCATCTCTATCATGGGATTGTTTGCAGCCAAGTTCATCGGTCTAGAGGTTATACCCTCTGTTTCCTTGCCCTCGGTGGGATCTGTGACTTCCTTCGGTCTCATTGCTTAGGCCTTCGTAACCCCTTGCCAGACCGTAAGGTAATTTGGCTAATAGTGGCCCTATCAGGCAttttactgaggcaggaattttACCCTCATTACCACCTCGCAtgtcactcaaggaagtagcaaTCTGTGACAGCTGCCTTGttaacatatccattgccgccttttTTCTTGCtgagcatcctgaagcttgtggactacgtcattgttcgactgtaagGTTGTTCTGCAATGTGCTGCTGAGAACTGATGAGGTCGTGCACCATTTCAGCAAGATTCCTTGGTGGCTTAGAACTTCGGCTGACTGGGGTCGGGTCCTGCATTCTAGTTTGCTCCACTTCCTTGGGTCGGGCGAATatttccttgacctgggtaggtgggttggaaattcctttggtgtggtggcacataagagttcccctgatgGTTTTGATTCATGTTTCCCCAGTTCGAGTGGTCTCCCTGGTTCTGATTGTTCCAATTGCCTTGCCCTTCATGATTACTCCAGCTgccctgcctctcgggctgaggtgcaaactgtaTACTCTGTTGTAGTACTGGCTAGCTCCGTTCGTTATCAGGCCATTTAAAATTTGGatgattcctccagggtgcatctctttgtctcccggggttccaacttccatcggggttccaactcccatcgcattcacctgggcctggtaatctctTTACTGGGAtccgtaatattgttgaaatTGGGACTCTCCCGGACCAGATGGTTTCTCCTTCTCCGGTGGCGCTGGCGAATTAGttttttcgatagcattcaaaagagccttctcgagtcTATCTATCTTTGCCTCTACCTTATCATCATCTTGTTCCCTCAGTGCATTCGCAGAacctcttctcacagcattccttgGACTATCATATGTCTTCTTGGCATCTATCAATTTCCTCAGAATCTCTCGTGCCTCACTTCCTCTTTCAGTGTAAAATTCCCTCCGCTTGGGAATTCATCAAGTCCTTCGACTCAGGAGTcgctccttcataaaacagagaataggtctctgcctctatcatccgtgattcgggcatgcatccagcAATCCTTTGAACCTTGtccagtattggctcaatgactcgTCATAGTCCTGTTTGcactccactatctccttcttcagagcattcgtcttgttggatgggaagaaataatctaaaaactccaatttaaagtctcTCCAAGTGCGGATAGAATCCAGGGGTAACGGTAATagccatgtgttggcctcccccttcagagtgaaaggaatcgcgcgcaagcgatagtcctccgTCGCATCATTTGGACTCTTTTGGATGCTGCACAATTTACAGAATTCATTCAAAAACTCATACGGGCACTCACTTCTTCGCCTAGAAAATGTTGGTAAGATGTCGAGCTCattcgtcttgatctcaatggacCTCTGACGTGGGTTCGTCACTATGGTCTGTGTTGGCTCTCTatctaaatgggcagttagCGACCCTATCTCCGGATCTGGGTCTACTAcgtgcgccatgactacttcctctatTTCTCCTGTTTCTGAATCTGTTTCCGACTCTGGTGGTGACTCCTGATCTTCATGTCCTGACGACGCCCAAGATTTGTTGCTAGTAAATCcacccggcaacggcgccatttgaagtgtgTGAGGAGAATAGCAAAAGTGCTCGTGCGTGCTTCTGGTGTTATACTAGGTCGAGAtgccaagtcctatgaatccactagatcacttggtctatgaactcaagagaacacggAATGCTCTGTCGTTGGGCACActaaactccccttcaaagatccctcaacccgaatactatggattagtatagagaagcaagggtcgatcccacgaagatggacacgtaagaaagcatttagaaactTTGGACAagggcggctgctgccacgcaaactgggttgaggtttaactatgactagacctaggcaagaaatgtaacactagacctaggaaattgtaaacatgctgagatcaaacatcatcaagactacgggatattaaattcccttcctagaccgtgtaaacggctACCTAATAGACCAGACAGGAAGcatataacagtggggaccataattccagaattagcaagtacggcagaaaggctgcaaataacaaactgaaactctaactaacaacgacatgcatttttttaacTGAAAAAAACGAAGATGAAGAAACAGAGCATgtacctagattcgaacagaatataaaagttggGTCGTCGGGAACTTAcaacaaaccggaaataacacagatctacatattccagacggaatgaaatgaaaacacgaaggataggcataaatttaaaccaactctgctcagatttacgtcggatgcttaatccacacCGGATCCAAGCGAGATccgaaccaaacaacaacctcaatcaactccatatcttccgatctaacagatctacccgatcaacaccgaattcaaacgattccaatcaactcagctacaacaccgaattcaaacctccgattcaaccaCCAACAAACTCTGACCAacccgatccagccattactctgcacagattcagtgagcaattgcgaaacgcatccaacacaagtaaactaactcaaactccagaaaatcacaggagtgaaatcagaaatcaacatccacgacataacaaataattaaacttgcattaaacacaaaaatattcgtTAAAAACAGAGAGCCAAGCtccgaacaacgaagctcggtgaaatccacaaaatacgagAAATAAACTAGAAATTATTTCTTTGCCctcgacaggacggtgttacacctaGATGGAACTAAAGTAAAAAGGAAGTGAACCCAGCCGTGAACCCTCGAATTTCCCAAAGAGAACCTAAGTGTGTAAGAGAAAAGTGAGCACCTAGCTACAATCCGTAacgaggcctccaccgagaaggtccctctagaatgcatgcttccttccttatataggcgcggacataatcttctagaagccttcgtagaaatctccattctacccttcagctccgagatttcctccgtcttgcaatttNNNNNNNNNNNNNNNNNNNNNNNNNNNNNNNNNNNNNNNNNNNNNNNNNNNNNNNNNNNNNNNNNNNNNNNNNNNNNNNNNNNNNNNNNNNNNNNNNNNNGTATTTTGCCCCGTATTGTCTCCCATTACAGTTacgttaaaacacgccaattgTGTTGGCGTTTACTACCTAAAAACGCCAATTGCGAAGGCGTgtttatgaaataaaaaacaCCGACGGAAATTGCGTATTTTCTAAAAGACGCCTTCGAAGTTGGCGTCTTTAAGTACAGAAacgccaactacattggcgGTTTACATAAAAAACGCCAACCCCAATGGCGGGTTTTTACAGACTGTTATAGCAGCCCCTCATCTTCCAAATCGCGAAAAACACACACCACACACCATTCGCGATTTTCCATAGTAGCAGCGCCTCTCGTCGGGAATTCCTCCTACTCTCCGTGATTTCGCCCTCCATTTATCAATCGGTACTAGTTTTCCCCAAAATCTTCCAATTTATTTGGTTAGTATacttatcttttacattattagagtaattgttggatacttagctagggtttgtaatgggttgcaatttgagttgaaatattgtgcaTATGGATTATTTGTATGACGTtagtgttgattattatgttgggtTGTTTGgatttaagtgaatttgtgtataaatttgattataaaccaaAATCGTAGGGTTTTAAAACTtgaaaattgggcaaattgatttggtttatgtgggtgTTGGTTAGTGTCTTTGTTTgtagtttgaattgttaatattgtgtatattgttaggttgaaattgaaattgaaattgttaggttggTCAAACTAAAATTGGGTAAGTTGAATTTGTGGAGaattgatgtatattgtgcatttgAACGGTTacttttgtgtaggtgaattgtgttatgatgttgaagttgtgtattgtgaattatttgatataggtgttccattttgtgatattgtataaaattgtttgtaattattgaatttgtttaggtttgtttattgtttaatttggaataTGAATGTGTGTAGGTAATTTATGGcatcttcttcaacttctcgtcgtcggctcttatgtggtcctgaggacccctccgtattatatctgcagagacaacacgtctctaataacatatgggcaggagtgccATCGGAAGACGTACGGTGTAGAAGATACGAAGGAATCATATGGGATGTTCCCATAAATCCTCGTGTTTTGGCGGTTATAGATGAGATGGGGTTCGGCGGGATGTTGAGGTGTGGTCAACCgaaagacattgaccaccatcttatcaccgctTTGATCGAACGTTGGAGGCCTGAGACTCATACGTTTCattttccagtcggtgaagcgactgtgagcttagaagacgtggaggtcttatggggcctcaaaACTGACGGTGAGCCTCtgacgggttacatccccaCTAAGGATGTCGGATATTGGAAGGatgtttgtttggattttcttgGCTTTATTCCAGATGCAGTTGATCTAAAAGAAATGAACTGgaagcagacaagcttatcaaaCCAACTGCGGATTGAGCTGAGTGATGACCACGAGCAATACATGTACAATCAACGTGCTCGTGTGTATTGTCTGCTGTTACTGGGTGGTCTACTGATCCCGAACGCCACCGGTAATAAAATTCCCTTCTTCTACCTTCagtttttcatggatatagaacaaTGTGGTAGCTATAGCTGGGGAGGTGCGACTCTTgcctgcttgtaccacaatctaTGTGAAGCTGCACTTGGTAAGAGGACCGATGTCGGGGGAGCTCTTACATTGTTACAgctgtgggcttgggagagaatcccaattATTAGACCGCAGATGCTGAACCCCACGCCCGTAGACTACTTACCATGTGCAGTCGCGTAAGTTGTCCACTAATTACTTTTTAAGCATAATTGTTATTGATTTTTGTGTtgttcgctcataatttaatttttgtaggTGGACTGGTCGGGCCtcttatgtaaaagcacccggacattgCATTGAAACTTTCAGAGATCAGTTCTCAACAATGCATGCCAATCAGGTAATTTACATAACCTAAATTATTGCTAGATTGCTGTTTTTGATTGAACTTGTTTTGACTAAATAAGTttcatatttagtttatttggaggccgtACGTCAATCGAAATCTGGCGGATATTTGTGTTGCCGGTCCCTATATGGACGTCGATGACAACACTAATCTGCTGGAATATGGTTGAGCCACACATGCCACAGCGAGTGCTGCGACAgtttgggattgtccaaccgtatatcccgctTGTCGACCGGTTCCACGGAACTGATTTTACGAAACAGGATCGCCGTGGCAAAGCAGGTCGGAACTGGGTTGAGTGGCACGCCAAGCATATACAAGATTGGCATAATAGGCACGACACGGTGTATGTTGATTTGGAGTACTCATTCGAGCCTGTTGCTACTGATGAGTACATGGATTGGTTTCGCCGGATAACCGTGGTGTACCTAACAAAACCCGGCGTGCATGCTCCTGAGGGCTTCCATGAAACGGCGGCCTCTCATCACTACGCGGTAAATTTCAACAACtattctttatttatattcatatgatgaaatgtaattaacactgaaaattgtaggtggaTACCCTTCACAAAATACGCCACTTTCTTAGGGAGCAAGACATGTCAGGACGGCCGGATTTATTcaccatttcgaggatggttgaacATGGCCTCCAGATATGTGGGGAAGCTGAGACGATGGACTACCGTCCTTCCCAGCGCTCTGAGATGGACATCGAGGTGCCCGTGCGGCAAAAAGCGAAGCGGCGTGGAAAGAAGAAAGTTGGTGGACAGTCGTCATcatcaaggatggatactcaatTGGTTGATGATTCTGATGACGATTTTGAGGCTCctcctccaccaagatctgccgTGCGGGGTCGTCACTCTGTCAGCCACACGGGTGGTACAGGAGAAGATATCGGTCTCAGCGATCAACAatctccacctcggtcttctgtgAGAGACGACTTTTTTGatgttgatttagagaatgctGTCGTTgaagatactcctccgtccaGAATCCCTAAGACCAGTATCGGGAAGGGAATCCGTAGTCTGTTTATGCGGAAAAGGCGAGACGAGTGATTTTTATTGGTGTTGGTTGTAATTTGATACATTCTATATAAATTGgtgtttttttattgatttgacCGCTTcatattagtaatttgatatattCTATTGATATTGGTGGTTTTCATTGATTTCCCGTATTTATATTGTAAGTTGATAAATGCGCGGTTTTTATATTAGATAATTGGGCTATTTGCAAACACGCCATTCAagatggcgtttttaagtttGGTAACACACGCCGTGGCTGAGCtactgaacaaacacgccaaccTGATAGGCGTTTTTTTGATAACACGCCACTTATGATGGCGTTTTTAAATAACGCCACTCACAATGGCGTTTTTATAACTAAAACACGCCAACTCCATATGCGTTTTTTAATCACGCCACTCACAATGGCGTTTTTAAGATGGGCAAATTTTTGATGGCGTTTTTCCAACGCGGAGGTTGAGCtactgaacaaacacgccaataccagttggcgtttttaaaaCACGCCACTTAGGTTGGCGTTTTATCACAAACACGCCAACCGCATAGGCGTTTTTTACTAAAACACGCCAATCGCATAGGCGTTTTTACCAAACCACGCCAACTTCAATGGCGTGTTTTAGTTAAAAAAACAGCCCAAGCCAAAATATAAGTATAACATTTCGTGTGTTTCGATTCAAGCCAAAATGTAAGTATAACATTAcaatgttcaattcaataaatatctACGATTATAAACAGAACAATGTTCAATTCAACTAAATAGTTGTTACACgttcaattgtctcgccttCTCCGGGTAAAGAAGCTACGGATACCCTTTCCGATTCTGGCGGTggagagtctagacggaggagtatcttgcacaacgacattctctaGATCAACCCCGAAAAAATCGTCTCGCACATAAGACCtaggtggagaatgtgggatATCACCGAGCCCGATGTCTTCGCCTGTATaaccagtgtggctgacagaatgacgacctcgaactgcagatgttggtggaggtggaggcataaaatcgtgagaggcatcatcagtgtggctgatagaatgacgacctcgaactgcagatcttgatggaggtggaggcataaaatcgtgagcggcatcatctaccaactgagtatccatcctcgaacgagcattcgggcagttgcgtctgtcgtgccctggttgacggcaatgtttacatcggcgttGGGTTCGTGGCTGGTCAGtttcacggacatccatctgattacgaatcctagtagtacggtatcgaccgcgacttttaggcattaactgagctcgtgaacattgcaaagtccattcaggcacggcccaataatcttggtgtctgattggattgaacaccgtagaatattggtgtacccaaacacttgtgcggtatacgttatcaacaagcgacagcatgggctcgtttctaaaccgcgcaactgccgctgcatgtgaacatggaagtctccacatctgccacttttgacatttgcagttcgactccaagtactttaccttccacttattaccaccctttccaccaattcgactctttgttcgaaccacataaagccctgcaattgtgtttgggactctcacattatgtaattgaccttttaCATCAGATTTACACACCTTTGCATgggcccacggggtaagtggtgtggcacactgtgttgcTGCAAGTGACCGCTCAttaaaccattctattgtcctccaaaatatcagatcaatgcaagctttaattgggagttgtcttgcgcctctcaacacattgttgtaagattccaccatattagtggtcatctcaccccatcgtttgtgtttgtcatacgccaaactccatttttctaactccacggcatcaaggtactgcacgGCCTCGTCGTTGATggttcgaagtaaacgacgtctgtTCTTAAACTTGCGTttcttggtagcaataccaattttccaaacaagtctttttACCATGATGCCTTtatgattctgcaaaacattctttctaacatgtaccaagcaaaaatCGGTGGATGCCCacacattgggttcttctttccatatgggagaat
Encoded proteins:
- the LOC121779021 gene encoding uncharacterized protein LOC121779021 yields the protein MPQRVLRQFGIVQPYIPLVDRFHGTDFTKQDRRGKAGRNWVEWHAKHIQDWHNRHDTVYVDLEYSFEPVATDEYMDWFRRITVVYLTKPGVHAPEGFHETAASHHYAVDTLHKIRHFLREQDMSGRPDLFTISRMVEHGLQICGEAETMDYRPSQRSEMDIEVPVRQKAKRRGKKKVGGQSSSSRMDTQLVDDSDDDFEAPPPPRSAVRGRHSVSHTGGTGEDIGLSDQQSPPRSSVRDDFFDVDLENAVVEDTPPSRIPKTSIGKGIRSLFMRKRRDE
- the LOC121779020 gene encoding protein MAIN-LIKE 1-like, whose protein sequence is MASSSTSRRRLLCGPEDPSVLYLQRQHVSNNIWAGVPSEDVRCRRYEGIIWDVPINPRVLAVIDEMGFGGMLRCGQPKDIDHHLITALIERWRPETHTFHFPVGEATVSLEDVEVLWGLKTDGEPLTGYIPTKDVGYWKDVCLDFLGFIPDAVDLKEMNWKQTSLSNQLRIELSDDHEQYMYNQRARVYCLLLLGGLLIPNATGNKIPFFYLQFFMDIEQCGSYSWGGATLACLYHNLCEAALGKRTDVGGALTLLQLWAWERIPIIRPQMLNPTPVDYLPCAVAWTGRASYVKAPGHCIETFRDQFSTMHANQFIWRPYVNRNLADICVAGPYMDVDDNTNLLEYG